The following are from one region of the Salvia hispanica cultivar TCC Black 2014 chromosome 1, UniMelb_Shisp_WGS_1.0, whole genome shotgun sequence genome:
- the LOC125191135 gene encoding receptor-like protein 36 — protein sequence MEHLPKLKVLVLKSNKFAGNLSLHSPTKLPFPMLQVLDISYNAFVGSLPERYFKNFRAMIEEKQRDDKESSYDREKEEDDQYQGFVGMIVTLKGQDQLFNGLFETFTTIDLSSNRFSGTIPPSIGNLNILKYLNLSHNSLTRHIPSSLGNMRQLESLDLSTNKLDGEIPGELSRLNISCKIKPFNEQS from the coding sequence ATGGAACACCTTCCCAAGCTTAAAGTGCTAGTGTTGAAGTCTAACAAGTTTGCTGGAAACTTATCACTTCATTCGCCAACAAAACTTCCATTTCCTATGTTACAAGTTCTGGATATATCATATAATGCATTTGTAGGCTCTCTACCAGAAAGATATTTCAAGAATTTCAGAGCAATGATAGAGGAAAAGCAAAGAGATGACAAAGAGAGTTCCTATGacagagaaaaagaagaagatgaccAATATCAAGGTTTTGTGGGTATGATAGTCACCTTGAAAGGTCAGGATCAGTTGTTCAATGGACTATTCGAAACCTTCACAACAATTGATTTATCCTCCAATAGATTCTCTGGAACTATTCCACCTTCCATAGGAAATCTTAACattctcaaatatttgaaCTTATCCCACAATAGCCTCACAAGACATATACCTTCATCTCTTGGAAACATGAGGCAGCTCGAATCGTTGGATTTGTCAACAAACAAATTGGATGGAGAAATTCCAGGTGAATTGTCAAGGTTGAACATTTCTTGCAAAATTAAACCTTTCAATGAACAATCTTGA